A window from Synechococcus sp. RSCCF101 encodes these proteins:
- the alaS gene encoding alanine--tRNA ligase, whose product MAAQSAPETRRWSGAAIRQAFLEFYAERGHRRMDSASLVPEDPTVLLTIAGMLPFKPVFLGQAERPAPRATSSQKCIRTNDIENVGRTARHHTFFEMLGNFSFGDYFKRQAILWAWELSTGVFGLDPARLVVSVFRDDDEAAAIWADAVGVPAARIIRMDEADNFWASGPTGPCGPCSELYYDFHPELGDAAIDLEDDSRFIEFYNLVFMESNRDAQGRLTPLENRNIDTGMGLERMAQILQGVPNNYETDLIRPLMDRAADLAGLNYSELDETRRTSLKVIADHSRAVTHLIADGVSASNLGRGYVLRRLLRRVVRHGRLLGITDPFLTEMGEASIRLMAEAYPQLEERREAIVAEMQREEGRFLATLERGEKLLADVLSARPERISGPQAFELYDTYGFPLELTAEIAEEHGLTVDLEGFEQAMEAQRQRAKAAAVSIDLTLQGAMEQVAAELEATRFRGYEALDHPSCVQALVVNGEPGAGAAAGDAVQVVLDATPFYGEGGGQVGDRGVLAGGSGLIVSIDGVTRSRGLFVHSGRVERGQLSVGDVVQARVDRACRRRVQAHHTATHLLQAALKQVVDGSISQAGSLVDFERLRFDFHCPRAVSAAELEQVEGLINGWIADAHALEVQEMELEKARAAGAVAMFGEKYDATVRVVDVPGVSMELCGGTHVSNTAEIGLFKIVSEAGVAAGIRRIEAVAGPAVLAYLNERDVVVKALSDRFKAQPAEIVDRVAALQEELKASGKALAAARSELALARAEALLGQARTVGHGDDPHQQLVARLDGLEPAALQSAAQRLQERLGERAAVLVGGEPSPGKVSLVAAFGPAVVRAGLKAGAFVGQVARACGGGGGGRPNLAQAGGRDAAALPDALEAATAELARLLEQASAG is encoded by the coding sequence ATGGCTGCTCAGAGCGCCCCGGAAACCCGTCGCTGGTCTGGAGCCGCCATCCGGCAGGCCTTCCTCGAGTTCTATGCCGAACGGGGCCACCGCCGCATGGACAGCGCCTCCCTCGTGCCCGAGGACCCCACGGTGCTGCTCACGATCGCGGGCATGCTTCCCTTCAAGCCGGTGTTCCTCGGCCAGGCGGAGCGGCCGGCGCCGCGGGCCACCAGCAGCCAGAAGTGCATCCGCACCAACGACATCGAGAACGTGGGGCGCACGGCCCGCCACCACACGTTCTTCGAGATGCTGGGCAACTTCTCGTTCGGCGATTACTTCAAGCGCCAGGCGATCCTCTGGGCCTGGGAGCTGAGCACCGGCGTCTTCGGGCTCGATCCCGCCCGGCTGGTGGTGAGCGTGTTCCGCGACGATGACGAGGCCGCCGCCATCTGGGCCGATGCGGTGGGCGTGCCTGCGGCGCGCATCATCCGCATGGATGAGGCCGACAACTTCTGGGCCTCCGGACCGACCGGGCCCTGTGGCCCCTGCTCGGAGCTCTACTACGACTTCCACCCGGAACTCGGTGACGCGGCGATCGATCTGGAGGACGACTCCCGCTTCATCGAGTTCTACAACCTGGTGTTCATGGAGTCGAACCGGGATGCCCAGGGCCGCCTCACGCCGCTCGAGAACCGCAACATCGACACCGGCATGGGCCTCGAGCGCATGGCTCAGATCCTGCAGGGGGTTCCCAACAACTACGAAACCGATCTGATCCGGCCGCTGATGGATCGTGCCGCCGATCTGGCCGGCCTGAACTACAGCGAACTCGATGAGACGCGCCGCACATCCCTCAAGGTGATCGCGGATCACAGCCGCGCGGTGACCCATCTGATCGCCGACGGCGTCAGCGCCTCCAACCTCGGCCGCGGCTACGTGTTGCGCCGCCTGCTGCGCCGGGTGGTGCGGCACGGGCGGCTGCTGGGGATCACGGATCCCTTCCTCACCGAGATGGGCGAGGCCTCGATCCGTCTGATGGCCGAGGCCTACCCCCAGCTGGAGGAGCGCCGCGAGGCGATCGTTGCCGAGATGCAGCGGGAGGAGGGGCGCTTCCTCGCCACCCTGGAGCGGGGCGAGAAGCTGCTGGCGGATGTGCTCTCCGCCCGCCCCGAACGCATCAGCGGCCCCCAGGCCTTCGAGCTCTACGACACCTACGGCTTCCCGCTGGAGCTCACCGCGGAGATCGCCGAGGAGCACGGCCTCACAGTGGATCTGGAGGGCTTCGAGCAGGCGATGGAGGCCCAGCGGCAGCGGGCCAAGGCGGCGGCGGTGAGCATCGATCTGACCCTGCAGGGCGCCATGGAGCAGGTGGCGGCGGAGCTGGAGGCCACCCGCTTCCGGGGCTACGAGGCGCTGGACCACCCCAGCTGCGTGCAGGCGTTGGTGGTGAATGGGGAGCCCGGCGCCGGCGCCGCCGCCGGCGATGCGGTGCAGGTGGTGCTCGATGCCACGCCCTTCTATGGCGAGGGCGGCGGCCAGGTGGGCGATCGGGGTGTGCTGGCCGGCGGCTCCGGCCTGATCGTGAGCATCGATGGGGTCACCCGCAGCCGCGGCCTGTTCGTGCACAGCGGCCGGGTGGAGCGGGGCCAGCTGAGCGTGGGCGATGTGGTGCAGGCCCGGGTGGACCGTGCCTGCCGCCGCCGCGTGCAGGCCCACCACACCGCCACCCACCTGCTGCAGGCCGCCCTCAAGCAGGTGGTGGATGGATCGATCAGCCAGGCGGGCTCGCTGGTGGATTTCGAGCGGCTTCGCTTCGATTTCCACTGCCCCCGCGCCGTGAGCGCGGCCGAGCTGGAGCAGGTGGAGGGCCTGATCAACGGCTGGATCGCCGATGCCCACGCCCTGGAGGTGCAGGAGATGGAGCTGGAGAAGGCCCGGGCCGCCGGAGCGGTGGCCATGTTCGGTGAGAAATACGACGCCACCGTGCGGGTGGTGGATGTGCCGGGGGTCTCGATGGAGCTCTGCGGCGGCACCCATGTGAGCAACACCGCCGAGATCGGCCTGTTCAAGATCGTGAGTGAAGCGGGCGTGGCGGCGGGCATCCGCCGCATCGAGGCGGTGGCCGGCCCCGCGGTGCTGGCCTACCTGAACGAGCGCGATGTGGTGGTGAAGGCCCTGTCGGACCGGTTCAAGGCCCAGCCGGCCGAGATCGTCGATCGGGTCGCCGCCCTGCAGGAGGAGCTCAAGGCCAGCGGCAAGGCGTTGGCCGCGGCCCGCTCCGAGCTGGCCCTGGCCCGCGCTGAAGCGCTGCTGGGACAGGCCAGAACCGTTGGCCACGGCGACGATCCCCATCAGCAGCTGGTGGCGCGTCTCGACGGTCTCGAGCCGGCCGCCCTGCAGAGCGCCGCCCAGCGGCTGCAGGAGCGCCTCGGTGAGCGGGCGGCTGTGCTGGTGGGCGGCGAACCCTCCCCGGGCAAGGTGAGCCTGGTGGCGGCCTTCGGCCCGGCAGTGGTGCGCGCCGGCCTCAAGGCTGGGGCCTTTGTGGGCCAGGTGGCGCGGGCCTGCGGCGGTGGCGGCGGCGGGCGACCCAACCTGGCCCAGGCCGGCGGCCGCGATGCCGCGGCTCTGCCCGATGCCCTCGAGGCGGCGACGGCCGAGCTGGCCCGGTTGCTGGAGCAGGCCAGCGCCGGCTGA
- a CDS encoding cyclic nucleotide-binding domain-containing protein: MPAVSASPEPAEAGLLAALIPAHREALIEKMALSAFDQGDCVLRQGDEGNTLYVVRSGRFAVTMRDAEGGSDPEATRLATIEPGQCFGELTFITNRPRSADVIAVENGSECWVLDRNTYELILADNPRLIVGLLTAILTDLGGKLTQISHQYVLTDLP, from the coding sequence ATGCCAGCAGTCAGCGCCAGCCCAGAGCCCGCCGAGGCTGGTCTGCTCGCGGCGCTGATCCCTGCGCATCGTGAGGCTCTGATCGAGAAGATGGCCCTCTCGGCCTTCGATCAGGGCGACTGTGTCCTGCGTCAGGGAGATGAGGGCAACACGTTGTATGTGGTGCGCTCCGGCCGCTTCGCTGTGACGATGCGTGACGCAGAGGGTGGGTCCGATCCGGAGGCCACCCGCCTGGCCACGATTGAGCCCGGCCAGTGCTTCGGAGAGCTCACCTTCATCACCAACAGGCCCCGCTCTGCGGATGTGATCGCGGTGGAGAACGGCTCTGAGTGCTGGGTTCTTGATCGCAACACCTACGAGCTGATACTCGCAGACAACCCACGGCTCATCGTGGGCCTGCTCACCGCCATCCTCACCGACCTGGGAGGGAAGCTCACCCAGATCAGCCACCAGTACGTGCTCACCGATCTCCCCTGA
- a CDS encoding CHAT domain-containing protein produces the protein MDNRAAVRIQDPERLLPQKSLATYTPAILRFSFTKKDDEPDKSFLDLTLIPPEGEVVGRRVSVGVGEFASLLRRFYQQLARQESLNIANPASPARRLHALLIAPLQQDLEALGISTLLISVDAGLQAVPFAALHDGTGFFGSRYAFSITPSIALTPLDVVQADPGGTQLSLGVSEFDGLAPLPLVPQEMERAGDLSTVERHTEEAFTPDTLLTRAVDPSIKRVHLATHAEFLPGGPDKARLMTGQGPMSLREFAALRQREGADLLDLVVLSACRTALGDQDSELGFAGLALQAGARSAMGSLWYVDDVATSALMIQFYRLLDSGLPKGEALQATRLAMADGTIRLEGDQLIGIDGVPLLTNLNTLQRRRVGRGFQHPFFWGGIALLGTPW, from the coding sequence GTGGACAACAGAGCCGCGGTGCGGATTCAGGACCCCGAGCGTCTGCTCCCACAGAAGAGCCTGGCCACCTACACGCCGGCCATCCTCCGCTTCTCCTTCACCAAGAAGGACGACGAACCCGACAAGAGCTTTCTGGATCTCACCCTGATCCCGCCTGAGGGGGAGGTGGTGGGCAGGCGTGTGTCCGTCGGCGTTGGTGAGTTCGCCTCCCTGCTACGGCGCTTCTATCAGCAGCTGGCCCGCCAGGAGTCGCTCAACATCGCCAACCCTGCATCCCCGGCACGGCGGCTGCATGCTCTGTTGATTGCGCCGCTGCAACAGGACCTTGAGGCGTTGGGGATCTCCACTCTGCTCATCTCTGTGGATGCCGGGCTGCAAGCGGTTCCCTTCGCTGCGCTGCACGACGGAACAGGGTTCTTCGGGTCTCGCTACGCGTTCTCGATCACCCCCTCCATCGCCCTGACACCTCTCGACGTGGTGCAGGCGGACCCGGGTGGGACCCAGCTGTCCCTGGGCGTGTCGGAGTTCGACGGACTGGCGCCCCTTCCTCTTGTCCCCCAGGAAATGGAGAGGGCCGGTGACCTCAGCACGGTGGAGCGCCACACCGAAGAGGCCTTCACTCCCGACACCCTGTTGACCAGGGCCGTGGACCCCTCGATCAAGCGGGTTCATCTGGCCACCCATGCCGAGTTCCTGCCCGGTGGTCCTGATAAGGCCCGTCTGATGACTGGTCAGGGTCCCATGAGCCTGCGTGAGTTCGCCGCATTGCGCCAGCGCGAAGGGGCGGACCTTCTCGATCTGGTGGTGCTCAGCGCCTGTCGTACGGCTCTGGGCGATCAGGATTCGGAGCTGGGCTTCGCTGGTCTTGCTCTGCAGGCCGGAGCGCGATCGGCCATGGGATCGCTCTGGTATGTCGACGATGTGGCCACATCCGCGCTGATGATCCAGTTCTACCGGCTGTTGGATTCCGGTCTGCCCAAGGGTGAAGCGCTGCAGGCCACCCGGCTGGCGATGGCTGACGGCACCATCCGACTGGAGGGGGACCAGTTGATTGGAATCGATGGCGTTCCTCTGCTCACCAATCTGAACACGCTGCAGCGTCGCCGCGTGGGTCGCGGCTTTCAGCATCCCTTTTTCTGGGGCGGCATCGCGTTGCTGGGTACGCCCTGGTGA